A region of Lycium barbarum isolate Lr01 chromosome 1, ASM1917538v2, whole genome shotgun sequence DNA encodes the following proteins:
- the LOC132607568 gene encoding GDSL esterase/lipase At4g28780-like encodes MSSPFFGSTSIFLVVLIGTFVICTEGAPRAFFVFGDSLVDNGNNNYLLTSARADSPPYGIDYPTHRPTGRFSNGFNIPDLISQELGAEPTLPYLDPELTGDKLLVGANFASAGIGILNDTGIQFANIIRISQQIQNFQQYQARVSALIGEEQTERLVNGALVLITLGGNDYVNNYFLTPVTVRRLQYNLQDFSVYIISEYRKILRRLYDLGARRVLVTGSGPLGCVPSSLAARSTNGECAEEPQRASAIFNPLLVQMIQGLNQELGSDVFVAANAVEMQNDFIKNPQAFGFVTSKIACCGQGPYNGVGICTAVSNLCPNRDIYAFWDPFHPSERANKLIVQTIFTGSDKYMTPMNLSTIMAIDSL; translated from the exons ATGTCTAGTCCATTTTTTGGCAGTACTAGTATTTTCCTAGTAGTGCTTATTGGAACATTTGTAATTTGTACTGAGGGTGCTCCTCGAGCTTTTTTTGTATTTGGTGACTCCCTTGTTGACAATGGCAACAACAATTATTTACTAACTTCAGCAAGGGCTGATTCTCCACCTTATGGGATTGATTATCCTACTCATCGTCCTACTGGCCGTTTTTCCAATGGCTTCAACATACCTGATCTTATAA GCCAAGAGCTTGGTGCTGAGCCAACATTGCCTTACTTGGACCCTGAGCTTACTGGAGATAAGTTGCTCGTTGGAGCAAATTTTGCTTCTGCTGGAATTGGAATTCTTAACGATACTGGAATTCAGTTT GCAAACATAATAAGAATATCACAGCAAATACAGAACTTCCAGCAATACCAGGCACGAGTGAGTGCTCTTATAGGAGAAGAACAAACAGAGCGGCTAGTTAACGGAGCACTTGTTCTCATTACTTTGGGAGGCAATGACTATGTCAACAACTATTTTCTCACACCAGTTACTGTAAGACGACTTCAGTACAATCTTCAAGATTTCTCTGTTTATATCATCTCCGAGTACCGCAAGATCTTGAGG AGGCTGTATGATTTGGGAGCTAGAAGAGTTTTGGTGACAGGGTCTGGTCCATTAGGTTGTGTGCCATCTAGTCTAGCCGCAAGGAGCACTAATGGGGAATGTGCTGAGGAGCCTCAAAGAGCCTCAGCTATTTTCAACCCTCTCCTTGTCCAAATGATTCAAGGTCTCAATCAAGAACTTGGCTCTGATGTCTTTGTAGCCGCAAATGCTGTGGAGATGCAAAACGACTTCATCAAAAATCCCCAAGCTTTTG GTTTTGTTACATCAAAGATAGCATGTTGTGGACAAGGGCCATATAATGGAGTTGGCATTTGCACAGCTGTTTCAAATCTATGCCCAAACAGAGATATATATGCATTTTGGGATCCTTTCCATCCATCAGAACGTGCCAATAAACTCATTGTCCAAACAATTTTTACTGGTTCCGACAAGTACATGACACCAATGAACTTGAGCACCATTATGGCTATCGACTCTCTGTAG